The Hypanus sabinus isolate sHypSab1 chromosome X1, sHypSab1.hap1, whole genome shotgun sequence genome window below encodes:
- the LOC132384829 gene encoding transcription factor Sp6-like, producing MQTATWSSIGEQPASPLTSGFNSWKSAALPKNLGIATSGSSAFSPSNTAPNFSLNNKYALLNSPSLKTQDCGQFKPNLQSTVEYFSNPLHPRVDMAHYHDSWFRPSHQGGPSEDGGLSATWWDLHAGSSWMDLQNATAGLQNSTHPAGFQPPLGNYGSEHQICGPPTHLLQPNQVMINQDGYKQTEPVQEPLVLNQTLDGASRPKGTRRSLSRSSAQGNCRCPNCLEAERQGASVEGSNKKKMLHNCHIPGCGKAYVKTSHLKAHLRWHSGDRPFVCNWLFCGKRFTRSDELQRHLQTHTGSKRFLCPICNRVFMRTDHLTKHMKTHGEASQAGTKESGREGSKCISLPGPPQSPGSLQRDCEGKGVSDGLPVTDVQQN from the coding sequence ATGCAAACGGCCACATGGAGTAGCATCGGGGAACAACCGGCCTCGCCTCTAACCTCCGGCTTCAACTCGTGGAAATCGGCAGCCCTTCCCAAGAATCTAGGCATCGCCACGTCCGGAAGCAGTGCCTTCAGCCCCTCAAACACAGCTCCCAATTTTTCTTTGAATAACAAGTATGCCTTACTCAACAGCCCAAGCTTAAAGACTCAGGATTGTGGTCAGTTTAAGCCCAACCTCCAGTCAACGGTTGAATACTTTTCAAACCCCTTGCACCCACGTGTTGACATGGCACACTATCACGACTCCTGGTTTAGACCCTCTCATCAAGGGGGTCCCTCTGAAGATGGGGGTCTCTCGGCCACCTGGTGGGACCTACACGCTGGCTCGAGTTGGATGGACCTGCAAAATGCGACAGCAGGTCTACAGAACTCGACTCATCCAGCTGGGTTTCAGCCACCTCTGGGCAACTATGGGTCTGAGCACCAGATCTGCGGCCCTCCAACTCACCTCTTGCAGCCCAACCAGGTTATGATCAACCAGGACGGATATAAGCAAACTGAGCCTGTCCAGGAGCCCCTGGTCTTGAACCAGACGCTGGATGGAGCCTCTCGACCAAAGGGCACCCGACGGTCATTGTCTCGAAGCTCGGCGCAGGGGAACTGCCGTTGTCCCAATTGCCTCGAGGCTGAGAGACAAGGGGCATCGGTGGAGGGAAGCAACAAGAAGAAAATGCTGCATAATTGCCACATCCCCGGCTGTGGGAAGGCATATGTAAAGACCTCTCACCTCAAGGCTCACCTAAGGTGGCACAGTGGAGACCGGCCTTTCGTCTGCAACTGGCTCTTCTGTGGCAAACGCTTCACCCGCTCTGACGAGCTCCAGCGTCACCTGCAGACCCACACGGGCTCCAAGAGATTCCTCTGCCCCATCTGCAACCGGGTCTTCATGAGGACCGACCACCTAACCAAGCACATGAAGACACATGGCGAGGCCAGCCAGGCGGGCACCAAAGAGAGTGGCAGAGAGGGCAGCAAGTGTATCTCACTGCCTGGGCCTCCCCAGTCTCCGggaagcctgcagagagactgtgAGGGGAAGGGGGTCAGCGATGGACTCCCAGTTACTGATGTACAGCAAAACTGA